One genomic window of Halovivax cerinus includes the following:
- a CDS encoding enoyl-CoA hydratase/isomerase family protein: MVNAAFTVEDGVGRIEVQRPTALNAIDLETKDAMLEHVRAYGERDDVRVVVFQSEGDVFCAGGDIEEVRETGYELEPFTQSWNELFEAMMGLSVPTVARVDGWALGGGFDLVLHTDIPIAAEDAKLGQPETGLGIVNHFSPPMLQETVGLTKTLDMILTGDPITGKEAAERGLVARSVPAEDLDGEVERVVDSLREKPPEILRKAKRGIYATADMSLRASRSYLEAISLESAREEGYYREGVAAQLEDRPPEWDAVESADDT; the protein is encoded by the coding sequence ATGGTCAACGCTGCGTTCACGGTCGAAGACGGCGTCGGTCGAATCGAAGTGCAACGGCCGACGGCGCTCAACGCGATCGATCTCGAGACGAAAGACGCGATGCTCGAGCACGTCCGCGCCTACGGCGAGCGCGACGACGTTCGCGTCGTCGTCTTTCAGAGCGAAGGCGACGTCTTCTGCGCGGGCGGCGACATCGAGGAGGTCCGGGAGACGGGCTACGAACTCGAGCCGTTCACGCAGAGCTGGAACGAACTCTTCGAGGCGATGATGGGACTGTCCGTTCCGACGGTCGCCCGCGTCGACGGCTGGGCGCTCGGCGGCGGCTTCGACCTCGTCTTGCACACCGACATCCCCATCGCCGCCGAGGACGCGAAACTCGGCCAGCCCGAGACCGGTCTCGGCATCGTGAATCACTTCTCGCCGCCGATGCTCCAGGAGACGGTCGGCCTCACGAAGACGCTCGACATGATCCTCACGGGCGACCCGATCACTGGGAAAGAGGCGGCCGAGCGCGGCCTCGTCGCCCGCAGCGTCCCCGCCGAGGATCTCGACGGCGAGGTCGAGCGCGTCGTCGACTCGCTCCGCGAGAAGCCGCCCGAGATCCTCCGCAAGGCCAAACGGGGGATCTACGCCACCGCGGATATGTCGCTGCGAGCGAGTCGATCGTACCTCGAAGCGATCTCCCTCGAGAGCGCACGAGAAGAGGGGTACTACCGGGAAGGCGTCGCGGCACAGCTCGAGGATCGACCCCCTGAGTGGGACGCGGTGGAGAGCGCGGACGACACGTAA
- a CDS encoding acyl-CoA synthetase, with amino-acid sequence MQESIPTEKLPDDDVQPDLFHALPELHYPEEINAAVEMVDRHVEAGRGDSPAIVFEDEEISYAELQERVDRLANALLDLGVEPGDRVFVRFPNRPEYAVSCLATQKIGAITVPSMKLLRANEISYVVEDSGASVAIVYDDLLDELEIAREEHDLDSLEEIVVVEENDIEHDHHSYDDRIAAASPELTAPTTTRDDLVMIAYTSGTTGKPKGTVHTHRQMLAICDGYARYCLDPNPDDVFASNAPIAFTFGYGFEVAFPLRFGATTVLIQDPKPTDLLAAVDEHDVSMLASVPTAYNQLFAEHEDELEAADVSSLRRAVSAGEPLPPRTYEQIGEHFGVEASDGIGSTEMLHIFISHRYHDDMDPTATGFPVPGYEAKVIDTDTGEQLPRGEAGLLVVRGPTGVTYWGRPEKQAEAIYDGWSAPGDIYIHREDGRFEYVSRADDLIITGGNNVSGPEVEDVLLEHDAVYQTAVIGAPDEERGQIVKAYVVPEDGVDPDDVLTRELQDHVKASIAPYKYPREIEYLETLPTTETGKIQRSKLREREDVDA; translated from the coding sequence ATGCAGGAGTCGATTCCCACCGAGAAACTCCCGGACGACGACGTACAACCCGACCTGTTTCACGCGCTTCCCGAACTGCACTACCCCGAGGAGATCAACGCGGCGGTCGAGATGGTAGATCGCCACGTCGAAGCCGGACGTGGCGATTCGCCGGCGATCGTGTTCGAGGACGAGGAGATCTCCTACGCCGAACTCCAGGAACGGGTCGATCGGCTCGCGAACGCCCTCCTCGACCTGGGCGTCGAGCCGGGTGACCGGGTCTTCGTGCGCTTCCCGAACCGACCCGAGTACGCGGTGAGCTGTCTGGCCACGCAGAAAATCGGGGCGATCACCGTCCCGTCGATGAAGCTCCTGCGGGCGAACGAGATCAGTTACGTCGTCGAGGACTCCGGCGCGTCGGTCGCCATCGTCTACGACGACCTGCTCGACGAACTCGAGATCGCTCGCGAGGAACACGATCTCGATTCGCTGGAGGAGATCGTCGTGGTCGAGGAGAACGATATCGAGCACGATCACCACAGCTACGACGACCGCATCGCCGCAGCGAGCCCGGAACTCACCGCGCCGACCACGACCCGCGACGATCTCGTCATGATCGCGTACACGAGCGGGACGACCGGGAAGCCGAAGGGGACGGTCCACACCCACCGCCAGATGCTCGCCATCTGCGACGGCTACGCTCGCTACTGCCTGGATCCGAACCCCGACGACGTCTTCGCGAGTAACGCGCCGATCGCCTTCACCTTCGGCTACGGGTTCGAGGTGGCCTTCCCGCTACGGTTCGGTGCCACCACGGTCCTCATCCAGGATCCGAAGCCGACGGACCTCCTCGCGGCCGTCGACGAACACGACGTCTCGATGCTCGCGTCGGTGCCGACGGCGTACAACCAGCTGTTCGCCGAGCACGAGGACGAACTCGAAGCGGCCGACGTCTCGTCGTTGCGCCGGGCGGTGAGCGCCGGCGAGCCGCTTCCGCCGCGAACCTACGAGCAGATCGGCGAACACTTCGGCGTCGAGGCCTCCGACGGGATCGGCTCGACCGAGATGCTCCACATCTTCATCAGTCACCGGTACCACGACGACATGGACCCGACTGCGACCGGATTCCCCGTCCCCGGCTACGAGGCCAAGGTGATCGACACGGACACGGGCGAGCAACTCCCGCGCGGGGAGGCCGGCCTCCTCGTCGTCCGCGGCCCGACCGGCGTCACGTACTGGGGGCGGCCGGAGAAGCAAGCCGAGGCGATCTACGACGGCTGGAGCGCCCCTGGGGACATCTACATCCACCGCGAGGACGGCCGCTTCGAGTACGTCTCGCGGGCGGACGACCTGATCATCACCGGCGGGAACAACGTCTCCGGGCCCGAGGTCGAGGACGTTCTCCTGGAACACGACGCCGTCTACCAGACGGCCGTCATCGGCGCTCCGGACGAGGAACGCGGCCAGATCGTCAAAGCGTACGTCGTCCCGGAGGACGGCGTCGATCCGGACGACGTCCTGACCCGGGAGCTGCAGGACCACGTCAAAGCCTCGATCGCCCCGTACAAGTACCCCCGCGAGATCGAGTACCTCGAGACGCTCCCGACGACCGAGACGGGAAAGATCCAGCGCTCGAAGCTGCGAGAGCGCGAGGACGTCGACGCGTAG